In the Candidatus Bathyarchaeia archaeon genome, CATGATGGAGCGGATAATAAGCATGGACACTTTTTTGGTAAATCTTGAAGAGGAGCAAAACAGCCTCCCCTTTAGTTTTAACCTGTTAGCCAGCCAAATGTTAGCTTCGGTGGATAAAAAAAGTGCCGAGCAATAACCCGGGGCTCCTTTTTCAGAGAAACCCTGCTTCCTTAAGCTTTAGTGCCAAGGCGATGTTGCCCTTAAACTGCACCTTCCCCGTGAAAAACGCTTTCTCAGCGCTAATTCTGTCGTTCACTAAATCCAAGTAATCCTTCTCCGCCATCCTCAACGACAAGTTAGGCGAAGGATGAACGCCTTCTTTGATGTCTATTTTTTGGTCTTTGATGACGACAATCCAGTCTCCTCCGTTCTCGCCCTTGATGCTTACCTGAACGACAACGTCTACCCCGGCAGCTTTGCTTGCGTCAAATCTTTCGGGTAGGGTTTTTTCAAAAAACTCTCTTGCTGTATTTACTTGCATTTTAAATCTCCATTACCTGAACATGTCTTTTTCTTTGGGGCGAGTCAAATTTTGCACAGAAACATCCTCAGCGGCCTGATACCTGTATCCTCTGATTATAGCCACGGGGATTCCCTCGTTTGCTTGTCCCATGACCAACTCTGCTGCCGAGGCAAGCTCGTCCGCTATGCATGTTTGCTTCACATTAAGAACGTAGCCAAAGAGGTCTTTTTCGCCTCTGCGGTCACGGATGGGCTTAATCCCTGCTACGCCTATAGCAACGTTGATTTCCCCCATACGCAAAGGGCGCCCATGGGTATCTGAAATAATCACTGCAACACTGCAGCCCGTAATCCTCTTTATTTCATGCCTTATGTTTCGCGCTGACGCATCAGGGTCAACAGGAAGCAAAGCCACGCTTCGGTCGCCATTCACGTTAGACCGGTCTAATCCCGCGTTCGCTGAGATAATGCCGCTTTTTGTCTCCGTTATCAGGCTGTTGGGGCCCATGCGCACAATTTCTTTGGTTTCCCGAAGAATAACCTCCACCATAGCTGGCTCCTTGCCGACTTTTGCTGCAATCTCCACGGCGCGTTCTGAGGGCACAACCTCATCAAGGTTAACGATGCTTCCTTCGGCTTTAGAAACCGCAACATGCGTCACGACCACCACATCGCCTTCTTGGATTGGAGTGCCCTGTTTTTCTGCAGCTTCAACGATAAACTGTCCTATGTTGTCACCTTTTTGAAACAGCGGCAATTTTTCGACGGCAACAATTCTTACAGTATCCACTTAGTGGGTTCCCTTCAATGAATGCAATTGACTAGCTACCACAAGAACGCATTAAAGCTTATCTGAAGTAGCAAAAACGTGTATTCATGCCACAACCGCCCAGAAAAAACAAACCGTCCCCTGCCCAAGATTTCCTGCTACAAAAAGGTGAAAAATTTTGGGTGAGACGACGCTGCGTCTCAGTTTTTTTAGCTCTTATTAGGTTCGGAATTTCTGCAGCTTCTGCAGCATTTCTTTGTCGCCTTCAGCGTCACCAGCGCATGTGGCGATAATACCGTCGACTAAACCTTCCAGCCTTGCTGCTTTCTCTTCAACTGTGTCCATGGTTGCGGCAACTGGCCAGCCAATCATCTTGACTGTTTCCACGTTCTTTGGTGTGCCCACAAGGAAGTATGCGTAGATGGGTTTGTTCATTTTCTTGCATTCTTTGGCGACCTGTTCTAGGACTGGGAAGGATTGGTCTTCAAGCCTCATGAAGTAGATAAAGTCCCAGTCGCCCTTGGCGCGTTCGATGGTTTCTTCGACGGAGCGGCGTGCGGTCAGCAAGCAGCCAAGCTTTAGGTTCTTCAGCTTCACGTTTGCTTTCAGGAAGTCTCTTGCCGCTTCAGAGGAAGGCAGCATCTTTATGGGTTCGCCAAAGTGGGGTTTGTCGCCCATGGTGACTGCTAAGCCGTCAAGACCGATGATGTCAGAGGCTAAAGCTAAACCGCCAACTTCCACTGGACCCTTATAGTGTAGAATAAAGATGGGGCAGACATACTTGTCTGGGTACTTGTTTTTGAGGATGCAGCTTACAACGACGCCGCTGGGAGCTGGAAAACCGGCAGCGCTGTCGGTTACGTTCCATCCGTCAACTAAGTCTTTGATTTCATCTGCGAGCTTGAGGAATTTACGTGTTGGTACAAACTCGTTTAGTATTTTCATAGAGGCATCATCTTGGCTAAACGTAGATGGGTTTGGCTTAAAAAGGCTTTTGTAGCCGATAAACAAGGCGTTCTAGCGCTGCCGACAACAAATCTGCTTAAAATGTGGTTAACTGGGTAAGACAAGCTTTTTTCGGCTCTGATTTTTCCTTTTGTTTTCGTGATTGTTTGTCTAAACGTCGGTTTTCTGTGGTTGGGTTGGCGTCTTGTTGATACGGCTCAAGTTTTTGTTGGAATGCGCTTTTTTTAGCTTGCATAATTTTGTGATTTCCTCTTTATTTGCCTCTGCTCTGCATATGCCCAAGTTTTCTATCAGCTTTTTACCTGCGTCTGTTCGAACAATAACCGTTGAGTACCCGCTTGGGCTGCCCACTGAACCCGCCGAGACATCTGCGTGCCACGCCGGAAAATCGTCGCAGAACCTGCATCCCCCCGCAACTGCCCCCTCAAGGTCTCCCACCCTGCAGCTGTACTCTCGCTGGTCGAGGTAAGCGGTGAATTTGCCTTGCCGTATCTGGGTCTTTTGGGCTTCATCGATGTTCATGCCCAGAAGCTTCTGCGTCTGCGTTTTAAGTTTGGCGTAGTTGAATGCTTCAAAACAAAACAACCCAACTATTGTGATTTCTGCGTCGGGCACTTGCTGCTTTAGGTTTTTTTGGATTGCTCTGGCGGCTTTAGCTTGACAAGGCGTGCCAACCACCGCGATTCTCTTTCTCCCCTTAGCAACAAGCTCCCTCAGCTTAGGCGCAGTCAGTACCCTGAGGTATTTGGTTCCCTTTGCCGCCTCCACTTCCGCCACGTTCTCGGCAGCTACCGCCTCCGCTCGGTAGCCTTCTTTGCGTGCAACAACCACCGCCACATCAAACAAGCCCCTCTGCAAGCCCTCCACCAGCAGCGCAGAAACCACCCCGCCATCTTGACCTTCAATGCTGCTTTTGGCTGAAAACAGTTCATTGTAACTGCCCAAGTTTCCGTCTTCTATCTGCGTACCAGTTTGGGTTTTGTCTGCCCCTTTTTCCGCGGTGTTTGCCATTTTGACCGTGCCTTTATTGAGTAGTGTTTTTTCTTCAGATAAGTTTTCGCCAACCTATTTGGATGCTAATATTGATTCGATGCAGAACCTATAGAGGGGTCTACCCGCTAAGTTATTGTCAAGACCCTGTTGTGACTGCGTTGTTTGCCCACATGCATATTCCTTCGCTCCTTTTTTTTAGGAAACGTAAATTAATCCTTCAACGCGAAAAGTTATGGTTGTGGTGAAATTATGAAGGTTGCAGTTTCTGGAAAAGGTGGCGTAGGCAAAACCCTCATTGCAGGTGGCTTAGCCAAAGGGTTTGCTGACCGCGGCTTTAAATCAATGGCTATAGATGCTGACTCCTCCCCAAACCTTGCTTTGACGTTGGGGTTGACGGCGGAGCAAGCTCGAAAAATTTTGCCTTTGACCGAGAACAAGGAGCTTGTGGACTCCAAAACAAGCACTGGTTACTCGGGCGTCTACAACCTGAACTTTAAGGTAGATGATATAATTCGGGATTATGCCATGAAGACCCCGCTTGGCGTTGAACTCATTGTTATGGGCACCGTGAAAGCAATGGGTTCTGGCTGCATGTGCGCCCCCAATGCCATCGTGCGGGCAATGCTGCGGCATCTGATGGTGGAACGCAACGAAGCCGTCGTTTTAGACCTCGAAGCGGGCGTGGAACACATTGGCAGAGGAACAGCAAAAGCCGTAGACGTGTTGCTTATTGTGGCAGATTCTAATTTGAAGTCGCTGGAAATTGCCAAACACATTCACGACATGACTGCAGCAGCTGAAATGAAGCATGTTTACTTGGTTGGCAACCGCGTGATGAATCCAGCTCAGGAAGAAGCCATCAAAAGTTTCGCAAAGGAAAACCGTTTGGAGATTCTGGCGTTGGTGCCGTTTGACCAAAAAGTCATCGAAGCCGACATGCTTGGACAAACCCCGCTGAAAAATAAGGAAATGGCGGCAGTGCAGACCATAGACAATATATGCGACACGCTGCTTAAGAAAACCAATTAGTTTTGGGGTGAATTGTTTGAAAACCATTGTTACCATAGGGCGCGGCGGAACAGGCAAATCCAGCTTCACCGCCATGATGACAAAAGCGTTTGTGGAAGCAGGCAACACGCCGTTGCTGCTAGTGGACGCCGACCCCGACCAGAACCTCGCCGAAATGCTCGGCGTTGACCTTAAAGAGGCTGGCAAATCCACGTTGGCTGACCTTATTGTGGACACGTTCATCCAGAAGGGTGGAACCACGGTGGGGGTTTCGCCGACAGACCGCATTGAAAGCAGCATTTGGGCAAGGGGGCTTTACGAAAGCGACACTTTCGACTTTATATCTGTAGGCACCAAGTGGGTTGAAGGCTGCTATTGCATGCCTAACTCTGCGTTGAAAGCGGCGTTGGAGCATTTAACCAAGACCTACGAGTACGTGATTATTGATTCGCCTGCGGGGCTGGAGCACTTGAACCGACGTATAGCCTCCAAAGTCACCGACATCTTTGAAATGTTGGATCACTCCAAGAAGAGTGTGGACCACGCGAAACGTGCTTTCCGTATTGCTAAAGAAGTGAACATGCAGTTTGACAACTTTTACTTGGTGGGTGGCTACCGTTTTCCCGCTGAACGCGGCAAAATAGCGGAGCAGGAGTTAAACTTTAAGTACTTAGGCAAAATCCTTGCCGATGAGCAGGTAGATGATTACGTTCTTACTGGAAAGTCGCTTTTAGAGTTACCTTCTGACAACGCTGCGTTCGCTTCTGTAAAGGCAATTATGAAGGAAACAGGTTACATACAGCAATAACCCCCCACATTTTTGTCCAAAAAACGCCTTTTCACGCTTACATTCATTCGCCGCAACATTACTTTTCAGGGTGAACGCTGGAAAGGTTTAAAACAGGGCGTTTGAAGGTATATTCAAAACCTTTACTGAGGTTTGAACTTGACCACCAAAAACGTGCGCATGAAAATTGGCGAAT is a window encoding:
- a CDS encoding SCP2 sterol-binding domain-containing protein; translated protein: MQVNTAREFFEKTLPERFDASKAAGVDVVVQVSIKGENGGDWIVVIKDQKIDIKEGVHPSPNLSLRMAEKDYLDLVNDRISAEKAFFTGKVQFKGNIALALKLKEAGFL
- the cofE gene encoding coenzyme F420-0:L-glutamate ligase, with the translated sequence MDTVRIVAVEKLPLFQKGDNIGQFIVEAAEKQGTPIQEGDVVVVTHVAVSKAEGSIVNLDEVVPSERAVEIAAKVGKEPAMVEVILRETKEIVRMGPNSLITETKSGIISANAGLDRSNVNGDRSVALLPVDPDASARNIRHEIKRITGCSVAVIISDTHGRPLRMGEINVAIGVAGIKPIRDRRGEKDLFGYVLNVKQTCIADELASAAELVMGQANEGIPVAIIRGYRYQAAEDVSVQNLTRPKEKDMFR
- a CDS encoding Coenzyme F420 hydrogenase/dehydrogenase, beta subunit C-terminal domain, with product MANTAEKGADKTQTGTQIEDGNLGSYNELFSAKSSIEGQDGGVVSALLVEGLQRGLFDVAVVVARKEGYRAEAVAAENVAEVEAAKGTKYLRVLTAPKLRELVAKGRKRIAVVGTPCQAKAARAIQKNLKQQVPDAEITIVGLFCFEAFNYAKLKTQTQKLLGMNIDEAQKTQIRQGKFTAYLDQREYSCRVGDLEGAVAGGCRFCDDFPAWHADVSAGSVGSPSGYSTVIVRTDAGKKLIENLGICRAEANKEEITKLCKLKKAHSNKNLSRINKTPTQPQKTDV
- a CDS encoding AAA family ATPase, translating into MKVAVSGKGGVGKTLIAGGLAKGFADRGFKSMAIDADSSPNLALTLGLTAEQARKILPLTENKELVDSKTSTGYSGVYNLNFKVDDIIRDYAMKTPLGVELIVMGTVKAMGSGCMCAPNAIVRAMLRHLMVERNEAVVLDLEAGVEHIGRGTAKAVDVLLIVADSNLKSLEIAKHIHDMTAAAEMKHVYLVGNRVMNPAQEEAIKSFAKENRLEILALVPFDQKVIEADMLGQTPLKNKEMAAVQTIDNICDTLLKKTN
- a CDS encoding AAA family ATPase, with product MKTIVTIGRGGTGKSSFTAMMTKAFVEAGNTPLLLVDADPDQNLAEMLGVDLKEAGKSTLADLIVDTFIQKGGTTVGVSPTDRIESSIWARGLYESDTFDFISVGTKWVEGCYCMPNSALKAALEHLTKTYEYVIIDSPAGLEHLNRRIASKVTDIFEMLDHSKKSVDHAKRAFRIAKEVNMQFDNFYLVGGYRFPAERGKIAEQELNFKYLGKILADEQVDDYVLTGKSLLELPSDNAAFASVKAIMKETGYIQQ